CTCAAGCGCGCCATGGTGATGCGCAGCGAAGCCGGCGCCGACGAGCAGCGCCGCATTGCCGAGATCCTGATGCGCGCCGCGGCCGAGATCGAAGCCGGTCCCAAGGCCTGAGCCGTGGCGCTGACGCTGGCCTCTGCGATCGGCACCCGGGCCCGGCAAGCGCCGGGTCTGCAACCAAGGAATTCCTCTATGACATCAAACGCTACCGAATCCCATCGCGATCTATCCGTGCAGCGCTTGCGCCATCCGCTCAGGATGCGCCTGCTGCAAGTGGTGCGCACCACGCAGGTCACGCCGCAGCTGCTGCGCGTCACGCTGGGCGGCGCGGAGCTGGAGGACTTTGTCTCGGCCTCGTTCGACGACCATGTGAAGGTGTTTTTCCCAGTGGATGGTGCCGACAAGCCGGTGCTGCCGCAGGTGGGCCCGGACGGCATCAGCTTTCCCGAGGGCCAGCCGCGTCCGGCCGCGCGCGACTACACGCCGCGCCGCCATGACGCCGCGGCGCAGGAACTGGATATCGAATTCGTGCTGCACGGTGACGGCCCTGCGTCGACCTGGGCGGCGCAGGCGCGGCCGGGACAGTATCTGGGCGTGGGCGGTCCGCGCGGCTCGTTCGTGGTGCCGACGGGCTTCGACTGGCACCTGCTGATCGGCGACGATACGGCGCTGCCCGCGGTGGGACGCAGGCTGGAAGAGCTGGGTGCGGAGTCGCGCGCCATCGTTGTGCTGGAGGTGGCCGATGCCGCTGCGCAGATCGCGCTGCCTGGCCGGGCTCAACTCGATGTCCACTGGCTGCATCGCGGCGACGCCGCCGAGGGCAGCCTGCTGGAAGCGGCGCTGCGCCAGGTCACCCTGCCGCAGGGCGAAGGCTATGTCTGGGCGGCGGGAGAGGCGGCGGCGATGAAGGCGGTGCGCCAGTACCTGGTCAACGAGCGCGGCATCGACAAGAAGCGCATCCGCGCCTCGGCCTACTGGAAGCGCGGCGACGCGGCGGTGCACGAGACGCTGGACGACTGAGCCACGGCGGCGGCACGGTGTACGCGGGCGATGCGTTGCCATAAGAGGGCACGCATCGCTACTGCCCAAGGGGACTGCCGTGCTGACTGCATCCAGACCGTTGCGCGCTGCCTGCGCCGCGGCGGCATCCGTGGCTTTGCTCGCCGCCTGTGCGCCGGACGCCGTGCGCAGCCGCCAGGCCACCGACTTCAATGCCTATCTCGATTCGCTGAAGACAGCGTGCCCCAACATGATCGTCGGGACGAACAATATCAGCGAGTGGCTGCGCAGCAGCGGCAGCCGCAGCGACGACGACTACGTCTACTGGCTGGACCAGACCTCGCGCCTGTACTACCAGCGCATCTCTGCGCAGCAGTACCGCGATTCGGTCAGCGCGGCGCTGGGCGGGCGCTCCGATTCTCCCGCGCTGGACTGCATCGTGCGCCATCTGCCCGCTAACCGGCCGACCGGATTGCCGGGTGGCAGGCTCTAGTCATCAGCACACACACCCGTTGTGCAACGGTGGCATCCCCGCTAACATGAGTCCCTGGCAGCCGAAACAGCGGCTGCCAACGTCGCTCGGACGGTTCCGGGCGCTTACGTAAAGGACTCCACATGACTGCCGCTTCCTCCGGCAAGCGCCGCTTCGCGCGCATCGATCGTCTTCCCCCGTACGTTTTCAACATCACCGCCGAGCTGAAGATGGCCGCCCGCCGCCGTGGCGAGGACATCATCGACATGAGCATGGGCAACCCGGATGGCGCCACGCCGGCGCATATCGTGGCCAAGCTAACCGAGGCGGCACAGCGGCCCGACACGCACGGCTATTCGGCGTCCAAGGGCATCCCGCGGCTGCGGCGCGCGATCTCGCGCTGGTACCGCGAGCGCTATGACGTGGAGATCGATCCGGATACCGAGGCCATCGTCACCATCGGCTCGAAGGAAGGCCTGGCGCACCTGATGCTGGCCACGCTCGATCGCGGCGACACGGTGCTGGTGCCCGATCCCAGCTACCCGATCCACATCTACGGCGCGGTGATTGCTGGGGCGGATATTCGTTCGGTGCCGCTGGTGCCGGGCATCGATTTCTTTGCCGAGCTGGAGCGCGCGATTCGGGGCAGCTATCCCAAGCCCAAGATGATCGTGCTGGGCTTCCCGTCGAACCCGACCGCGCAATGCGTCGAGCTGGATTTCTTCGAGCGGGTGATCGCGCTGGCGCGCAAGCACGATATCTTTGTCGTGCATGACCTGGCGTATGCGGACATCGTCTTCGACGGCTACCAGGCGCCTTCGATCATGCAGGTGCCGGGCGCCAAGGATATCGCGGTAGAATTTTTCACGCTGTCCAAGAGCTACAACATGGCGGGCTGGCGCATCGGCTTCATGGTCGGCAACCCCGACCTGGTGGCGGCGCTGACGCGCATCAAGAGCTATCACGACTACGGCACCTTCACGCCGGTGCAGATCGCGGCCATCGCCGCGCTGGAAGGCGACCAGCAATGCGTGCATGAAATTGCCGTGCAATACCAGTCGCGCCGCGACGTGCTGGCGAAGGGGCTGATCGAGGCAGGCTGGCCGGTGGAGATCCCGAAGGCGTCGATGTATATCTGGGCGCGCATTCCCGAGCCATACCGCGCGCTGGGCTCGCTGGAGTTCGCCAAGCAGTTGCTGGCAAAGGCCAAGGTGTCGGTGTCACCGGGCATCGGCTTTGGCGACTACGGCGACGAGTATGTGCGCTTTGCGCTGATCGAGAACGAATCGCGCATCCGGCAGGCGGTGCGGGGCATCAAGGCGATGTTCCGGGCTGACGGGCTGGTCAAGGCCTGATGCAGCGGTGACCCGCGCCACAGGTGGTGCAGGTCCTATTGATGTTTCCGGAATTCACGACAATGCTTTTTGCTTGTCGTTCCCGCGCAGGCGGGAACCCAGCGACTTTAACGACGCTGGATTCCCGCCTGCGCGGGAATGACAGTGGCTAGCTGAACGGCATTTCGGCGCAGGTCAGCGCTTCTTGCGTTCAGTCCGGAAGGACCAGCGGCAACGGTTGCTCGCCAGGCGCCCACCATGGCCGGAACAGTGCGTGCACATCTTGCGGCGCCACAGCCTCATAGCTGGTCGTGCGCCAGCGCGGCGCGTTGTCCTTGTCGACGATCAGCGCGCGCACGCCTTCGATGAAATCCCCTTGCGAGAAGCTGTTGACGACCACCGCCAGTTCCATGCGGAAGCAGTCGGCGAGGTCCATGCGCCGGCCGCGCAGCAGCAGTTCGCGCGTGGCGCACGCCGACAGCGGCGAGCGCGTGCGCAGCACGTCGATGGTGCGCGTGGCCCACTCGGTGTAGCGCGGGTCGTCCTGGCAGGCGAGGCCGGCCAGGATTTCCGGCAGGGTGGCGTGCGCGGGGAAGTGGCGCAGCAGCGCGGGCAGTACCTCAAGCAGCGGTGCGTCAGCGGCGCTTGCCACGGGTTCGCGCACCAGCGCATGGCGCAGGTCGGCGAGCACGTCGTCGCCCCAGGCGATGCCGGCCAGTGTCTGCTCCAGCCCGGCCAGCGTGCCGCTGTCGACGGCGGCATCGGCCAGGCCACACAGCAGTGTGTCGGCGGCGCCGATGGTGACGCCGGTCAGGCCGAGATACAGCGCCAGCTGCACCGGCAGCTTCGACAGGAAATGGCTGGCCCCGACGTCCGGCACCAGCCCGATGCCGGTCTCCGGCATGGCCACGCGCGAGCGCTCGGTGACGATGCGCAGGTGCGCGGCCTGCGCAAGGCCCATGCCGCCGCCCATGACTACGCCGTCCATCAGCGCCACCAGCGGCTTGGGATAGCGGTGCAGGCGGTAGTCCAGCGTGTATTCGTCGATAAAGAAGCGCCGGTGCAGCGGCGTGCCGTCGCGATAGCTGTCGTACAGCGCGCGGATATCGCCGCCGGCGCAGAACGCCTTGGGGCCGGCGCCGCGCAGCACAACGGCGCGGATGGCGTCGTCCTGCGCCCAGGCTTCTAGCTGCGCGCCCAGCGCGACGATCATCGGGTACGACAGCGCATTGAGCTGGCGCGGCCGGTTCAGCGTGGCAATGCCGACGCCGTTGACGACGTCGAACAGGGCCTCTGGCTCGGCGGCATCCTGCGTGCCGGCATGGTGCGGCGAGATGGCCGATTCGGTCAGGCGCATGGCGGGCTCCTAGGCGTTGCGCCATTGCGGCGCGCGTTTCTCGAGGAAGGCGTTGACGCCTTCGCGCTGGTCGGCGCCGTCGAACAGGTCGACAAAGCGCTCGCGCTCCAGCGCCAGCGCCGCCTGGCGCGGCACGCCCTGGCGTGCCAGGTGCACCAGTTGCTTGCTGTAGGCGGCGGCGCGCGGGCTGACCTTGCCGGCGCGTTGCGCCATCTCCAGCGCAGTGGCCAGCGCCTGTCCGCGCGGCACCACTTGCTCGACCAGCCCGATGCGCAGCGCGGTGGCCGCGTCGACGCGTTCGTTGGTCAGGATCATGCGCTTGGCCCAGCCTTCGCCGACCAGCCACGGCAGCGTCTGCGTGCCGCAGCCGCACGGCAGCAGGCCGACGGCGGCTTCGGGCAGCGCCATCTGCGCGTGTTCCTCGGCGATGCGGATATCGCAGGCCAGCGCGCATTCCAGGCCGCCACCCATGGCATAGCCGTTGATGGCGGCGATGACCACGGGGCGCGCGTTCTGCAGCGCTTCGAAGGCGCTGCCGAACTGCTGCGCCATGGCGCGCGCATGGGCACGGTCGCCGTCGGCGAAGCCGTTCAGGTCGGCGCCGGCGCTGAAGAATTTCTCGCCGGCTCCGGTTACGACGACGGCGCGGATCTCGGGGTTGGCATCGATCTTTGCCACCAGATCGCGCAGCTGCTGCAGGCCGTCGGCGGTAAACGCATTGGCGGGCGGGCGGCTCAGCGTCAGCGTGGCGACGTGGCCATCGAGGGCGAATTCGATCATGGCTGGCGCTCCTTGTCGGTGGCGGACAGGTACTGGCGGATCACGCCGGAGAAATCGAGCTGGCCTTCGCCGGCGTGGCTCATGGCCTGGTAGACCTGCTGCGCCAGCGCGCCGAGGAACAGCGGCTGCTTCACGCTGCGCGCGGCATCGGCGGCCAGGCCCAGGTCCTTGAGCATCAGGTCAGCGCCGAAGCCACCGCTGTAGCCGCGGCCGGCCGGGGCGGTTTCGATCACGCCGGGCCAGGGGTTGCAGGTATCCGAGGCCCAGCAGCGGCCGGTCGAGGTATTGACGATGCCGGCTAGCACATTGGCGTCGATGCCCAGCTTCACGCCCAGCGCCATCGCCTCGGACACGCCGATCATCGAGATGCCGAGGATCAGGTTGTTGCAGATCTTGGCGACCTGGCCGGTGCCGGTGCCGCCGCAATGGACCAGGTTGCGGCCCATGCCGGCCAGCACCGGGCGCACCTGCTCGAACAGCGCTTCGGTGGCGCCGACCATGAAGGTCAGCGTGCCGGCCTGCGCGCCGACGGTGCCGCCGGAGACCGGGGCGTCGGCCAGCGCATTGCCCTGGGCCTGCGCGGCGGCAGCAAGCTCGCGCACGGTGGCAGGATCGATGGTGCTGGAGTCGACCAGCGGCACGCCGGGGCGCACGCCGGCGAGCACGCCGTCTTCGCCAAGGTAGGCGCTGCGCACGTGTGCGGCAGCGGGCAGCATGGTGATGACGAAATCCGCTTCCGCCACGGCCTTGCGCGCGGTATCCGCGCTGGCCGCGCCTTCGGCGCACAGCGCGGCGACGGTGGCGGCGTTGAGGTCGAACACGGTCAGGGTATGGCCGGCCTTGAGCAGGTTGCGCGCCATGGGCGCGCCCATGTTGCCCAGGCCGATGAAGGCGATATGCATGGGGTGTCTCCTTCAGCGAAGGTATTTGAACAACGTTTGTTTTCTCCCCTCTCCCGCTTGCGGGAGAGGGGAGCAGACCGTCGGCCGTTGCGACGTGCCACGCCTCACTTCAAACTGATCGTCGTATTCACCCCGTCATTCACCGTCGCATCGTCAAACCACCGCGCCGTTACCGTCTTGGTCTGCGTATAGAACTGCACGACCTGCTTGCCATACGGCCCCAGGTCGCCCAGCTTGGAGCCGCGCGAGCCGGTGAAGCTGAAGTAGGGCACCGGCACCGGGATCGGGATATTGATGCCGACCTGGCCGACGTCGATCTCGCTCTGGAACTTGCGCGCGGCGGCGCCGCTCTGCGTGAACACGCCGGTGCCGTTGCCGAACGGGTTGCGGTTGACCAGCGCGATGGCGTCATCCAGCGTCTCGACGCCGATCACCACCAGCACCGGCCCGAAGATTTCCTCGGTGTAGATCGTCATGTCGGTGCCGACCTCGGTGAAGATGGTCGGCCCGATGAAGTTGCCTTGCGGATAGCCCGCTACCTGCACGTTGCGGCCGTCAAGCACCAGCTTTGCGCCTTCGCGCTCGCCGGCGGCGATCAGGCCGAGGATGCGTTCCTTTGCCGCCACCGAGACCACCGGGCCGACATCGGTGCCGGGCTCCACGCCGGCGCCGATTTTCAGGGTCCTGGCGCGCTCGACCAGGTCGGGCACCCAGTCGCGCGCCGCGCCGACCAGCACCACCACGGAGGTGGCCATGCAACGCTGGCCCGCCGCGCCGAAGCCCGCACCCGCCAGCGCGTTCAGGGTCTGCTCCTTGTGCGCGTCGGGCAGCACCACGGCGTGGTTCTTGGCGCCCATCATCGACTGCACGCGCTTGCCATGCGTGCCGGCCAGGTTGTAGACGTGCGTGCCAACCGCGGTCGAGCCGACGAACGACACCGCCTTGATGTCCGGGTGCGTGCACAACGCATCGACCACGTCCTTGGCGCCGTGCACCACGTTCAGCACGCCCGGCGGCACGCCGGCTTCCAGCGCCAGCTTGACCAGTTCCATGGTCGACAGCGGATCCTGTTCCGACGGCTTGAGCACGAAGGTATTGCCGCACACGATCGCCATCGGGAACATCCACAGCGGGATCATCGCGGGGAAGTTGAACGGCGTGATGCCGGCGCAGACGCCGATCGGCTGCTGCAGCGTGTAGGTGTCGACGGTCGCGGCAACGTTCTCGGCAAAGCCGCCTTGCTGCAGCGTGCCGATCGAGCAGGCATGCTCGACCACTTCCAGGCCGCGGAAAATGTCGCCCTCGGCATCGGCCAGGGTCTTGCCCTGCTCGGCGGTCAGGATGGCGGCGATGCGCTTGCTGTGCTCGCGGATCAGCGCCTGGTAGCGCAGCATGATGCGCAGCCGCGCGCCGATGGGGGTGTGGCGCCACGTGGCAAAGGCGCGGTGCGCGGCGCCGACGGCGGCGGCGACTTCGCTGGCGGTGGCCAGCGGCACGCGCGCCAGCACTTCCTGGGTGGCGGGGTTGACCACCTGGCGGAACTCGGTGGCGGACGATTCCACCCATTCGCCGTTGATCAGCAGCGGTACGGTCGGCACGGCGTTGTCGGTCTTGGGCACTGCGCTCATGGTTGTCTCCGGACGGTGTGGTTGTATGGGAAGCAAGGGTGGGCTTACAGGCTGCGCGCGATCAGCATGCGCTGGATCTCGCTGGTGCCTTCGTAGATCTGGGTGATGCGGGCGTCGCGGTAGTGGCGCTCGACCGGGTAGTCTTCCAGGTAGCCATAGCCGCCGTGGATCTGCAGCGCCTTGGAGCAGACGCGCTCGGCCAGCTCTGACGCGTACAGCTTGGCCTGCGAGGCTTCGGACAGGCACGGCAGGCCCTCGCTGCGCATGCGCGCGGCGCGGTGCACCAGCAGGCGCGCGGCGTTCAGCTCGGTGGCCATGTCGGCCAGCATGTTGGCGATGGGCGGATGCTCGCGCAGCGGGCGGCCGAACTGGATGCGCTCCGACGCATAGCGGCATGCGGCTTCAAAGGCCGAGCGCGCAATGCCGATCGCCTGCGCCGCAATGCCGATGCGGCCGCCTTCGAGGTTGGACAGCGCGATGCGCAGCCCCTCGCCAGGCTCGCCCAGCAGCGCGTCGTGCGGCACGGTGCAGTCTTCCAGCGTGATGGCGCAGGTGTCCGAGGCGCGGATGCCGAGCTTTTTCTCCGGGGCGTGGACGACAAAGCCCGGCGTGTCGGTCGGCACCAGGAAGGCGGAGATGCCTTTCTTGCCGCGCTCGGGCTCGGTCGAGGCAAAGACCACGGCCACACCGGCGCGCTGGCCGTTGGTGACGAACTGCTTGCTGCCGTTGAGCACCCAGCCGTTGTCGGTAAAGCGGGCGCGCGTGCGCAGGTTGTGGGCTTCGGAGCCGGCCTGCGGCTCGGTCAGGCAGAAGGCGCCGATCAGTTCGCCGCTGGCCAGCCGCGCCAGGTAGCGTTCCTTCTGCGCATCGGTGCCGTAGTGCAGGATCGGGCCGCAGCCGACCGAGTTGTGCACGCTCATCAGCGTGGCGCAGGCCGCGCAGCCCGCGGCGATCTCTTCGATGGCGAGCGCGTACGCGACATAGTCGGTATAGGTGCCGCCCCAGTCCTCCGGCACGATCATGCCGAGCAGGCCCAGCGCGCCCATCTCGGCGACCACCTCTTCGGGCAGGCGGCCGTCGCGGTCCCACTGGGCGGCGCCGGCGGCCAGGCGCTCGCTGGCAAAGGCGCGCGCGCTGTCGCGGATCATCTGTTGCTGTTCGGTGTAGTCGCTGTGCATGGCAGGTTGGCGTGGTGGTGTTCCGCGGGGGGCTTTCTGTCAAGCGCGTTGGCGCGGCGCGGCATCTGAGGCAGAATGCGCGCTCGGCGTCTGGGCCTGCGGGCAGTGTAGGAACGCCGGGGGCGGGCTCCTATGCCAAAATCCGCCAATCTTCCTGAACTCGTTTGCCACCCGCCGGACCATGGAAAAAGGCAGCGTCGCGCTTTGTTTTGTCCACCATGCCATCGCCGGGCTGCAGGCGCGCGGGATCGACCCGGGGCCGGTGCTGCGCAGCGCCGGCATCGCGCCCGAATTGCTGGCAGTGCCGCAGGCCAGGGTGTCGGCGGCCAGCTACAGCGAACTGTGGCTGGGGGTGGCCGCGGCGCTGGACGACGAGTTCTTCGGCCAGGATGCGCGCAGCATGAAGTGCGGCAGCTTTGCCATGCTGTGCCACGCGGTGGTCGGCAGCCGCACGCTGGGGCAGGGGCTGGAGCGCATTACCCGGTATTTCCGGCTGCTGCTGGACGATATCGGCGTGCGCCTGGACCGGC
This genomic interval from Cupriavidus oxalaticus contains the following:
- a CDS encoding siderophore-interacting protein, whose product is MTSNATESHRDLSVQRLRHPLRMRLLQVVRTTQVTPQLLRVTLGGAELEDFVSASFDDHVKVFFPVDGADKPVLPQVGPDGISFPEGQPRPAARDYTPRRHDAAAQELDIEFVLHGDGPASTWAAQARPGQYLGVGGPRGSFVVPTGFDWHLLIGDDTALPAVGRRLEELGAESRAIVVLEVADAAAQIALPGRAQLDVHWLHRGDAAEGSLLEAALRQVTLPQGEGYVWAAGEAAAMKAVRQYLVNERGIDKKRIRASAYWKRGDAAVHETLDD
- the alaC gene encoding alanine transaminase produces the protein MTAASSGKRRFARIDRLPPYVFNITAELKMAARRRGEDIIDMSMGNPDGATPAHIVAKLTEAAQRPDTHGYSASKGIPRLRRAISRWYRERYDVEIDPDTEAIVTIGSKEGLAHLMLATLDRGDTVLVPDPSYPIHIYGAVIAGADIRSVPLVPGIDFFAELERAIRGSYPKPKMIVLGFPSNPTAQCVELDFFERVIALARKHDIFVVHDLAYADIVFDGYQAPSIMQVPGAKDIAVEFFTLSKSYNMAGWRIGFMVGNPDLVAALTRIKSYHDYGTFTPVQIAAIAALEGDQQCVHEIAVQYQSRRDVLAKGLIEAGWPVEIPKASMYIWARIPEPYRALGSLEFAKQLLAKAKVSVSPGIGFGDYGDEYVRFALIENESRIRQAVRGIKAMFRADGLVKA
- a CDS encoding enoyl-CoA hydratase/isomerase family protein, translating into MRLTESAISPHHAGTQDAAEPEALFDVVNGVGIATLNRPRQLNALSYPMIVALGAQLEAWAQDDAIRAVVLRGAGPKAFCAGGDIRALYDSYRDGTPLHRRFFIDEYTLDYRLHRYPKPLVALMDGVVMGGGMGLAQAAHLRIVTERSRVAMPETGIGLVPDVGASHFLSKLPVQLALYLGLTGVTIGAADTLLCGLADAAVDSGTLAGLEQTLAGIAWGDDVLADLRHALVREPVASAADAPLLEVLPALLRHFPAHATLPEILAGLACQDDPRYTEWATRTIDVLRTRSPLSACATRELLLRGRRMDLADCFRMELAVVVNSFSQGDFIEGVRALIVDKDNAPRWRTTSYEAVAPQDVHALFRPWWAPGEQPLPLVLPD
- a CDS encoding enoyl-CoA hydratase; amino-acid sequence: MIEFALDGHVATLTLSRPPANAFTADGLQQLRDLVAKIDANPEIRAVVVTGAGEKFFSAGADLNGFADGDRAHARAMAQQFGSAFEALQNARPVVIAAINGYAMGGGLECALACDIRIAEEHAQMALPEAAVGLLPCGCGTQTLPWLVGEGWAKRMILTNERVDAATALRIGLVEQVVPRGQALATALEMAQRAGKVSPRAAAYSKQLVHLARQGVPRQAALALERERFVDLFDGADQREGVNAFLEKRAPQWRNA
- the mmsB gene encoding 3-hydroxyisobutyrate dehydrogenase, with the protein product MHIAFIGLGNMGAPMARNLLKAGHTLTVFDLNAATVAALCAEGAASADTARKAVAEADFVITMLPAAAHVRSAYLGEDGVLAGVRPGVPLVDSSTIDPATVRELAAAAQAQGNALADAPVSGGTVGAQAGTLTFMVGATEALFEQVRPVLAGMGRNLVHCGGTGTGQVAKICNNLILGISMIGVSEAMALGVKLGIDANVLAGIVNTSTGRCWASDTCNPWPGVIETAPAGRGYSGGFGADLMLKDLGLAADAARSVKQPLFLGALAQQVYQAMSHAGEGQLDFSGVIRQYLSATDKERQP
- a CDS encoding CoA-acylating methylmalonate-semialdehyde dehydrogenase, with product MSAVPKTDNAVPTVPLLINGEWVESSATEFRQVVNPATQEVLARVPLATASEVAAAVGAAHRAFATWRHTPIGARLRIMLRYQALIREHSKRIAAILTAEQGKTLADAEGDIFRGLEVVEHACSIGTLQQGGFAENVAATVDTYTLQQPIGVCAGITPFNFPAMIPLWMFPMAIVCGNTFVLKPSEQDPLSTMELVKLALEAGVPPGVLNVVHGAKDVVDALCTHPDIKAVSFVGSTAVGTHVYNLAGTHGKRVQSMMGAKNHAVVLPDAHKEQTLNALAGAGFGAAGQRCMATSVVVLVGAARDWVPDLVERARTLKIGAGVEPGTDVGPVVSVAAKERILGLIAAGEREGAKLVLDGRNVQVAGYPQGNFIGPTIFTEVGTDMTIYTEEIFGPVLVVIGVETLDDAIALVNRNPFGNGTGVFTQSGAAARKFQSEIDVGQVGINIPIPVPVPYFSFTGSRGSKLGDLGPYGKQVVQFYTQTKTVTARWFDDATVNDGVNTTISLK
- a CDS encoding acyl-CoA dehydrogenase family protein, giving the protein MHSDYTEQQQMIRDSARAFASERLAAGAAQWDRDGRLPEEVVAEMGALGLLGMIVPEDWGGTYTDYVAYALAIEEIAAGCAACATLMSVHNSVGCGPILHYGTDAQKERYLARLASGELIGAFCLTEPQAGSEAHNLRTRARFTDNGWVLNGSKQFVTNGQRAGVAVVFASTEPERGKKGISAFLVPTDTPGFVVHAPEKKLGIRASDTCAITLEDCTVPHDALLGEPGEGLRIALSNLEGGRIGIAAQAIGIARSAFEAACRYASERIQFGRPLREHPPIANMLADMATELNAARLLVHRAARMRSEGLPCLSEASQAKLYASELAERVCSKALQIHGGYGYLEDYPVERHYRDARITQIYEGTSEIQRMLIARSL